In Gemmata obscuriglobus, a single genomic region encodes these proteins:
- a CDS encoding DUF1553 domain-containing protein has protein sequence MRPSVTRTYLSVSACARGIVTALLALAPGAAVAAPPTDPGERKATIGRPDGVTVSPGSVSLRGVRDARQLVVSGKYADGSARDLTALAEVAVEPAGVVDLQEGAYLRPIKNGTATVIVSANGTVVRVPVTVEGMDRPAPVSFRRDVIAAMNVGGCNMGACHGTPSGKNGFKLSLRGFDPAADYLQLTRDQFGRRTGKHSPEQSLLLLKGVGAVPHEGGQRFGLTSVPGEVVSAWLAEGLKDDAPALPPVKKVEVTPPARLLKAPGKWQQLGVAVTFVDGSTRDVTRLTNFSSSDPSIADVTPTGLVEFKRSGEVAILARYLEELVAVRITYLEPREGFVWPNPPETNFVDTHTFAKLKQMSIAPSDLAEDHEFVRRAYLDCIGRMPTADEAKGFLADTSAKKREHLIDALVDTDEFADFWALKWADVLRSSRKTIQVKGSYGFQAWLRGHFQKNTPLDKIVQEIITANGNSYENPPANYYRIAKDPTALAETTAQLFLGVRMQCAKCHNHPFERWSQDDYYGMAAWFARVRTKPEPVVGTRPPGGAPGAEVVFSARDGEVSQPRSGRAMKPRYIGTGEAEVKAGEDRRAVLAQWLTSADNAFFSKSVVNRVWFHLMGKGIVDPVDDFRESNPSCNDELLDALAKDFAKNKFDMKRLVKTVMKSRTYQLSAQPNDSNRDDGKYFSHAVTKLLTAEQLLDAICDFTGVPEKFAGLPAGTRAVQLPDGEVNHPFLKAFGQPARELACECERESDGNLAQALQLINGPTVNEKVRNPGNRLGKLLAEKKSDGEILTSLYFAALGRAPFDDERKIALEHVAKREDKRKAWEDLVWALINTREFLFRH, from the coding sequence ATGCGACCCTCCGTCACGCGAACGTACCTCTCCGTATCCGCTTGCGCACGCGGAATCGTTACCGCCCTCCTCGCGCTCGCGCCCGGTGCGGCCGTCGCCGCACCGCCCACCGACCCCGGCGAGCGCAAAGCGACCATCGGCCGGCCCGACGGTGTCACGGTTTCACCCGGGAGCGTTTCGCTCCGCGGGGTGCGTGACGCGCGGCAGCTTGTCGTCAGCGGGAAGTACGCCGACGGGTCCGCACGCGACCTCACTGCGCTTGCCGAGGTGGCCGTGGAACCCGCGGGGGTCGTCGACCTTCAGGAGGGCGCCTACCTGCGCCCGATCAAGAACGGCACCGCGACGGTGATCGTGAGCGCCAACGGCACGGTCGTTCGCGTGCCCGTCACGGTCGAGGGGATGGACCGTCCCGCCCCGGTGAGCTTCCGGCGCGACGTGATCGCCGCGATGAACGTCGGCGGGTGCAACATGGGCGCGTGCCACGGCACCCCGAGCGGCAAGAACGGGTTCAAGCTGTCGCTCCGCGGGTTCGACCCGGCCGCGGACTACCTGCAGCTCACGCGCGACCAGTTCGGCCGCCGCACCGGCAAGCACAGCCCCGAGCAGAGCCTGCTGCTGCTGAAGGGCGTCGGCGCGGTGCCGCACGAGGGCGGCCAGCGGTTCGGCCTCACCAGCGTGCCCGGCGAGGTGGTGAGCGCGTGGCTCGCCGAAGGGCTGAAGGACGACGCCCCCGCCCTGCCGCCGGTCAAGAAGGTCGAAGTCACGCCGCCGGCGCGGCTCCTGAAGGCCCCGGGCAAGTGGCAGCAACTGGGCGTGGCCGTCACGTTCGTCGACGGCTCCACGCGCGACGTGACCCGGCTCACCAACTTCAGCAGCAGCGACCCCTCCATCGCCGACGTCACCCCGACCGGGCTCGTGGAGTTCAAGCGGTCCGGCGAAGTGGCGATCCTGGCCCGGTACCTCGAAGAACTGGTCGCGGTGCGGATCACGTATCTCGAGCCGCGCGAGGGGTTCGTGTGGCCGAACCCGCCCGAAACGAACTTCGTGGACACCCACACGTTCGCCAAGCTCAAGCAGATGAGCATCGCCCCGTCGGACCTGGCCGAGGACCACGAGTTCGTCCGCCGCGCGTACCTCGACTGCATCGGCCGCATGCCGACCGCGGACGAGGCGAAGGGGTTCCTGGCCGACACCAGCGCCAAGAAGCGCGAGCACCTGATCGACGCCCTCGTGGACACGGACGAGTTCGCGGACTTCTGGGCGCTCAAGTGGGCCGACGTGCTGCGGTCCAGCCGCAAGACGATCCAGGTGAAGGGCAGTTACGGGTTCCAGGCGTGGCTCCGCGGGCACTTCCAGAAGAACACCCCGCTCGACAAGATCGTGCAGGAGATCATCACCGCGAACGGGAACTCCTACGAGAACCCGCCCGCGAACTACTACCGCATCGCCAAGGACCCCACCGCGCTGGCCGAGACCACCGCGCAACTGTTCCTCGGGGTGCGGATGCAGTGCGCGAAGTGCCACAACCACCCGTTCGAGCGGTGGAGCCAGGACGACTACTACGGCATGGCCGCGTGGTTCGCCCGGGTGAGGACCAAGCCGGAGCCGGTGGTCGGCACCCGCCCGCCGGGCGGGGCGCCCGGCGCCGAGGTGGTGTTCAGTGCCCGCGACGGCGAGGTCAGCCAGCCGCGGTCGGGACGGGCGATGAAGCCCCGGTACATCGGCACCGGCGAAGCCGAGGTGAAGGCCGGCGAGGATCGCCGGGCCGTGCTGGCGCAGTGGCTCACCTCGGCCGACAACGCCTTCTTCTCGAAGTCGGTGGTGAACCGCGTGTGGTTCCACCTGATGGGCAAGGGGATCGTGGACCCCGTGGACGACTTCCGCGAGTCGAACCCGTCGTGCAACGACGAACTGCTCGACGCGCTCGCGAAGGACTTCGCCAAAAACAAGTTCGACATGAAGCGGCTGGTGAAGACCGTCATGAAGTCGCGGACGTACCAGCTCTCGGCGCAGCCGAACGACTCGAACCGCGACGACGGCAAGTACTTCTCGCACGCGGTCACGAAGCTGCTGACGGCGGAGCAACTGCTCGACGCGATCTGTGACTTCACCGGGGTGCCCGAGAAGTTCGCGGGGCTGCCGGCCGGGACGCGGGCGGTGCAACTGCCCGACGGCGAGGTGAACCACCCGTTCCTGAAGGCGTTCGGCCAGCCGGCCCGCGAGTTGGCGTGCGAGTGCGAGCGCGAGAGCGACGGGAACCTGGCCCAGGCGCTCCAACTCATCAACGGCCCGACGGTGAACGAGAAGGTCCGCAACCCGGGCAACCGCCTCGGCAAGCTGCTGGCCGAGAAGAAGTCGGACGGTGAGATCCTGACGAGCCTTTACTTCGCGGCCCTGGGCCGGGCGCCGTTCGACGACGAGCGGAAGATCGCGCTGGAGCACGTGGCCAAGCGCGAGGACAAACGCAAGGCGTGGGAAGACCTCGTGTGGGCCCTCATCAACACCCGCGAGTTCCTGTTCCGCCACTAA
- a CDS encoding PQQ-binding-like beta-propeller repeat protein: MFRSIWCPSFALVLALAAAVRGADWPQLHGPARDGRSSETGLNWDWAPGGPELVWKLDAGHGWAGPAVSGDRLILFHRVGDDEVVACLDAATGKEKWAAKYPTKYKDDFGFDDGPRATPTIADGVVYTLGADADFTATELATGKTLWARNLMADYRPPKGFFGVACSPLLHDKKLYVNVGAKGAGVVCFDAATGKEVWKSTGDGASYSSPVLGEFDGKPAVVFLTRAGLRVLAPATGKSVYDFPWRPRDTNSVQAASPVVWKDEVFLTASYDTGGLLARLKGGQVEEVWSNDKTLSSQYNTPVRVGDYLYGTHGRSDAGAALLRCVAWKTGEVKWSEPKFGGASLIAVDGGLLALNEGGELVRFDASPDGYKERARATLLAKGTRPAPALANGRLYARDSKQLVCVSLKK, translated from the coding sequence ATGTTTCGCTCGATCTGGTGCCCCTCGTTCGCACTCGTGCTCGCGCTCGCGGCGGCCGTCCGGGGCGCGGACTGGCCGCAACTGCACGGCCCGGCGCGCGACGGCCGTTCCTCGGAAACCGGGCTCAACTGGGACTGGGCGCCGGGCGGGCCGGAGTTGGTGTGGAAGCTCGACGCCGGTCACGGCTGGGCCGGCCCCGCGGTCAGCGGCGACCGCCTGATCCTGTTCCACCGCGTGGGCGACGACGAGGTCGTCGCGTGCCTCGACGCCGCGACCGGCAAAGAGAAGTGGGCCGCCAAGTACCCGACGAAGTACAAGGACGACTTCGGCTTCGACGACGGCCCGCGGGCCACGCCCACGATCGCCGACGGGGTGGTGTACACGCTCGGGGCCGACGCCGACTTCACGGCGACCGAACTCGCCACCGGTAAGACGCTCTGGGCGCGCAACCTGATGGCGGACTACCGGCCCCCGAAGGGGTTCTTCGGGGTCGCGTGCTCGCCCCTCTTGCACGACAAGAAGCTGTACGTGAACGTCGGCGCGAAGGGCGCGGGCGTGGTGTGCTTCGACGCCGCGACCGGCAAGGAGGTGTGGAAGTCCACCGGCGACGGCGCGAGCTACTCGTCCCCGGTGCTCGGCGAGTTCGACGGCAAGCCCGCGGTGGTGTTCCTGACCCGCGCCGGGCTGCGGGTGCTCGCCCCCGCGACCGGCAAATCGGTGTACGACTTCCCGTGGCGCCCCCGCGACACCAACAGCGTGCAGGCCGCCAGCCCGGTGGTGTGGAAGGACGAGGTGTTCCTCACCGCGTCCTATGACACGGGCGGCCTGCTGGCCCGGCTCAAGGGCGGCCAGGTGGAGGAGGTCTGGTCGAACGATAAGACGCTGTCGAGCCAGTACAACACGCCGGTCCGCGTCGGTGACTACTTGTACGGTACGCACGGCCGCTCGGACGCAGGCGCGGCGCTCTTGCGCTGCGTCGCGTGGAAGACCGGCGAGGTGAAGTGGAGCGAGCCGAAGTTCGGCGGCGCGTCGCTGATCGCCGTGGACGGCGGGCTGCTCGCCCTGAACGAGGGCGGCGAACTGGTCCGGTTCGACGCCTCGCCTGACGGCTACAAGGAGCGCGCCCGCGCCACGCTGCTCGCGAAGGGAACCCGCCCGGCTCCGGCGCTGGCGAACGGCCGGCTCTACGCCCGCGACAGCAAACAACTCGTGTGCGTGAGCCTGAAGAAGTGA
- a CDS encoding GNAT family N-acetyltransferase has product MIVFRRFRNTDPPALADVWNESHTARGSFPLRTPALLERWIFSKPHFDHDGLIVAVDDEADNKIVGYALAGFGPNEALTALDRTHGVICSVAVRPSVMRKGVGAALVKRCEEYLTARGATTLRAGPVWPHCPFGFGLYGGTNCPGFLASDPAADPFFKKMGYEPGEQTLVFQKKLDAPLSIPDARFSMLRKRYETQVMRAAGVPSWWHECVWGTLDPVEFRMVDKLASGFIAARALVWELEGYGWRWGFPSAGVLDIQVRSDLRRLGLAKLLLSQILRFLQDQFFGICEVQAPAADPALVGLCRSVTLDHVDTGTTYLKKV; this is encoded by the coding sequence GTGATCGTCTTCCGCCGCTTTCGCAACACCGACCCGCCGGCCCTCGCCGACGTGTGGAACGAGTCGCACACGGCCCGCGGCAGCTTCCCGCTGCGCACGCCCGCGCTGCTCGAGCGGTGGATCTTCTCCAAGCCCCACTTCGACCACGACGGCCTGATCGTGGCCGTCGACGACGAGGCCGACAACAAGATCGTCGGGTACGCCCTGGCGGGGTTCGGCCCGAACGAGGCCCTCACCGCCCTGGACCGCACGCACGGCGTCATCTGCTCGGTCGCGGTCCGGCCCTCGGTGATGCGCAAGGGCGTCGGGGCGGCGCTGGTCAAGCGGTGCGAGGAGTACCTCACGGCGCGCGGCGCGACGACGCTCCGCGCCGGGCCGGTGTGGCCGCACTGCCCGTTCGGGTTCGGGCTGTACGGCGGGACCAACTGCCCCGGGTTCCTCGCCTCCGACCCCGCCGCCGACCCGTTCTTCAAGAAGATGGGCTACGAGCCCGGCGAACAAACCCTGGTGTTCCAGAAGAAGCTGGACGCGCCGCTGTCGATCCCGGACGCGCGGTTCAGCATGTTGCGGAAGCGGTACGAGACGCAGGTGATGCGGGCGGCCGGTGTGCCGAGCTGGTGGCACGAGTGCGTGTGGGGCACGCTGGACCCGGTCGAGTTCCGGATGGTGGACAAGCTGGCGAGCGGGTTCATTGCGGCCCGGGCGCTGGTGTGGGAGCTGGAGGGGTACGGCTGGCGCTGGGGGTTCCCGTCGGCCGGCGTGCTCGACATCCAGGTGCGCTCGGATCTGCGGCGGCTCGGGCTGGCAAAGCTCCTGCTGTCGCAGATCCTTCGCTTTCTCCAGGACCAGTTCTTCGGCATCTGCGAGGTCCAAGCGCCGGCCGCCGACCCGGCGCTCGTCGGGCTGTGCCGCTCGGTCACGCTCGATCACGTGGACACCGGAACCACATACCTCAAAAAGGTGTGA
- a CDS encoding redoxin domain-containing protein, with amino-acid sequence MKLLPALLLAFVTGLLAPAPAGAGKFNKKLNIGDAAPTWKDLEGTDGKKHSFADWKDKDVLVVVFTCNSCIIAEGYEDRLVEFAARCNKPDSKVGFVAINVNTGKVDALPAMKERATKKKFGFTYLYDPSQASAQAYGAMYTPECFVLTKDRKVAYMGAFDDNSGASPKVKYVEEAVKQVLAGKPAAVAESSAAGGCRIVFNKKKDDDD; translated from the coding sequence ATGAAGCTCCTTCCCGCTTTGCTCCTCGCTTTCGTTACCGGTCTGCTGGCGCCGGCGCCGGCCGGCGCCGGCAAGTTCAACAAGAAGCTCAACATCGGCGACGCCGCGCCGACCTGGAAGGACCTCGAAGGGACCGACGGCAAGAAGCACTCCTTCGCCGACTGGAAGGACAAGGACGTGCTGGTGGTGGTGTTCACCTGCAACAGTTGCATCATCGCGGAGGGCTACGAGGACCGGCTCGTGGAGTTCGCGGCCCGGTGCAACAAGCCCGACAGCAAGGTCGGGTTCGTCGCGATCAACGTGAACACGGGTAAGGTCGATGCGCTGCCCGCGATGAAGGAACGCGCGACCAAGAAGAAGTTCGGGTTCACCTACCTCTACGACCCGTCGCAGGCGTCCGCGCAGGCCTACGGCGCGATGTACACGCCCGAGTGCTTCGTTCTGACGAAGGACCGTAAGGTAGCGTACATGGGCGCGTTCGACGACAACTCCGGCGCCTCGCCCAAGGTGAAGTACGTCGAGGAGGCGGTGAAGCAGGTGCTCGCGGGCAAGCCCGCGGCGGTCGCGGAGTCGAGCGCCGCCGGCGGGTGCCGGATCGTGTTCAACAAGAAGAAGGACGACGACGACTGA
- a CDS encoding tRNA (cytidine(34)-2'-O)-methyltransferase — protein MLHVALWEPEIPPNTGNIARLCAATNTRLHLIGKLGFRLDDRALKRAGLDYWHAVDVVRHVTFADFERALTGEVKRDSPSGTTTDADRIEHPLPRVWCVETPAERPYTRAEFADGDCLLFGSESSGLPPSVRERYADRLVGIPMPGGAVRSLNLATAVGIVLYDALRRLHGW, from the coding sequence ATGCTGCACGTCGCGCTGTGGGAGCCGGAGATTCCTCCTAACACCGGGAACATCGCGCGCCTGTGCGCGGCGACCAACACGCGGCTGCACCTAATCGGCAAACTCGGCTTTCGCCTCGACGACCGTGCCCTGAAACGCGCCGGGCTCGATTACTGGCACGCGGTCGATGTGGTGCGGCACGTGACGTTTGCGGACTTCGAGCGGGCCCTGACCGGGGAGGTGAAACGCGACTCCCCCTCCGGCACCACCACCGATGCGGATAGAATCGAGCACCCCCTTCCGCGCGTGTGGTGCGTGGAGACGCCGGCCGAGCGGCCGTACACGCGAGCCGAATTCGCCGACGGCGACTGCCTGCTGTTCGGGAGCGAGTCGAGCGGCCTTCCCCCGTCGGTGCGGGAACGCTATGCGGACCGGCTGGTGGGCATCCCGATGCCGGGCGGTGCGGTGCGCAGCCTCAACCTCGCGACGGCCGTCGGGATTGTGCTGTACGACGCGCTGCGTCGCCTGCACGGGTGGTAA
- a CDS encoding DNA translocase FtsK, which translates to MAEKDEQTLQPPRSPWRVDALALTLLAVGGLLATAVGTARPLKAGPNAFGTWGDDAAALLLEPLGWAAFVLLAGWFAVTALLIANRTPTRLAVRVFGWCAVTTVAAMGVDWFGQGLAPPSVAGRGGSVGAYLRFGLEDATEPVWALVIFGLSAVASVLLVADWLMLLLARWARAALRAVWGGAVWVNDRVADGMEIVLVRIGAGLKAVARTGAGLARAAYAAIPARKPSAAPAHPATPPIPITKGGPIPNLTTTPPPVKSLVPPEPAPAAQGEPASEPARPENIPIHVHADSQPVSMSFAVPSLEEQPSCVDYELPPLSLLNDPEPFPVDDHEQKLREMAVLLEKTFQDFGLTVKVVGIHTGPVITQYEISLETGTRLNKITTLADDLALNLRVASVRVVAPLPGRNTVGIEVPNEIRQTVQLKELVGALAPTPKVSKFKLPLFIGKDVEGRPLAYDLATMPHLLIAGSTGTGKSVCLNTIIVSLLLTRRPDECRMILIDPKKVELSDYAQIPHLMTPVVKEDKKADAILAWAVDKMEERYEWLHRARVRNIASYNELPFEEIARRVNPDSEEELRAIPRKMPYIVIVIDEVGDLMMKMKKEIEGNIILLAQKSRAAGIHLILATQKPTVDVVTGLIKSNLPARICFRVTNRSDSAVVLDEKGGERLLGRGDMLFLQTGVLTRAQGAYVEDAEIERVVSAIATDTPNYDSELQNLKTRDQTESGGGGGEIGEKLRERDPIYEQAVEIVIREQRGSTSLLQRALGIGYGKASRLIDYMAEDGLVGGFNGSNARQVLISSDEWEARKRGAAV; encoded by the coding sequence ATGGCCGAAAAGGACGAACAAACGCTTCAGCCGCCCCGGTCGCCCTGGCGCGTCGATGCCCTGGCGCTCACCCTGCTCGCGGTGGGCGGGTTGCTGGCGACGGCCGTCGGAACGGCCCGCCCACTGAAGGCCGGGCCGAACGCGTTCGGCACCTGGGGCGACGATGCCGCGGCTCTACTGCTGGAACCGCTCGGGTGGGCGGCGTTCGTGCTGCTCGCCGGCTGGTTCGCGGTGACCGCGCTGCTGATCGCCAACCGCACGCCAACGCGGCTCGCGGTGCGCGTGTTCGGCTGGTGCGCGGTGACGACCGTCGCCGCGATGGGTGTCGATTGGTTCGGCCAGGGGCTCGCGCCGCCCTCGGTTGCCGGGCGCGGCGGGTCGGTCGGCGCGTACCTGCGGTTCGGCCTCGAAGACGCCACCGAGCCCGTGTGGGCACTCGTCATTTTCGGTTTGTCGGCGGTCGCGAGCGTACTCCTCGTCGCGGACTGGCTCATGTTGCTACTCGCGCGGTGGGCGCGGGCCGCCCTGCGCGCCGTGTGGGGCGGCGCGGTGTGGGTCAACGATCGTGTGGCCGATGGGATGGAGATCGTACTCGTCCGCATCGGCGCCGGGCTGAAGGCGGTCGCGCGTACGGGCGCGGGACTGGCGCGGGCCGCCTATGCGGCCATCCCGGCGCGTAAGCCGTCCGCCGCGCCCGCTCATCCTGCGACACCGCCGATCCCGATTACGAAGGGCGGACCGATCCCGAACCTGACGACAACCCCGCCCCCGGTGAAGTCGCTCGTTCCGCCCGAACCAGCACCCGCGGCACAAGGGGAACCCGCCTCCGAACCGGCGCGGCCCGAGAACATCCCGATTCACGTTCACGCCGACTCGCAACCGGTGTCGATGTCGTTCGCGGTCCCGTCGCTGGAGGAGCAGCCCTCGTGCGTCGATTACGAGCTGCCGCCGCTGTCGCTTCTGAACGACCCCGAGCCGTTCCCGGTCGACGACCACGAGCAGAAGCTGCGCGAGATGGCGGTGCTGCTGGAGAAGACGTTCCAGGACTTCGGGCTGACGGTGAAAGTGGTCGGCATTCACACCGGGCCGGTCATCACGCAGTACGAGATCAGCCTCGAAACCGGCACCCGGCTGAACAAGATCACCACACTGGCCGACGACCTCGCGCTGAACTTGCGGGTGGCGAGCGTGCGGGTGGTCGCGCCGCTGCCCGGGCGCAACACCGTCGGCATTGAGGTGCCCAACGAGATCCGCCAAACGGTCCAACTGAAAGAGTTGGTCGGGGCGCTCGCACCGACGCCGAAGGTGAGCAAGTTCAAGCTCCCGCTTTTCATCGGCAAGGACGTGGAGGGGCGCCCCCTCGCCTACGACCTCGCGACCATGCCGCACCTGCTGATCGCCGGTAGCACCGGCACCGGTAAATCCGTGTGCCTGAACACCATCATCGTGTCCCTCCTGCTCACGCGCCGGCCCGACGAGTGCCGGATGATCCTCATCGACCCGAAGAAGGTCGAGCTGAGCGATTACGCGCAGATCCCGCACCTCATGACGCCGGTGGTGAAAGAGGACAAGAAGGCCGACGCGATTCTGGCGTGGGCGGTGGACAAGATGGAAGAGCGGTACGAGTGGCTGCACCGCGCGCGGGTCCGCAACATCGCGAGCTACAACGAGCTGCCGTTCGAGGAGATCGCGCGCCGGGTGAACCCGGACAGCGAGGAGGAGCTGCGCGCGATCCCGCGGAAGATGCCGTACATCGTCATCGTGATCGACGAGGTCGGCGACCTGATGATGAAGATGAAAAAGGAGATCGAAGGGAACATCATCCTGCTGGCGCAGAAATCTCGGGCCGCGGGCATTCACCTGATCCTCGCCACCCAAAAGCCCACGGTCGATGTGGTCACCGGCCTCATCAAATCGAACCTGCCGGCGCGCATCTGCTTCCGCGTAACGAACCGGTCCGACAGCGCGGTGGTGCTCGACGAGAAGGGGGGCGAGCGGCTCCTGGGCCGGGGCGACATGCTGTTCCTGCAAACCGGGGTGCTGACCCGCGCGCAAGGGGCGTACGTCGAGGACGCCGAAATCGAGCGCGTCGTGAGCGCGATCGCCACCGACACCCCGAACTACGACAGCGAGCTTCAGAACCTCAAGACCCGCGACCAGACCGAGTCCGGCGGGGGCGGCGGGGAGATCGGGGAGAAGCTGCGCGAGCGCGACCCGATTTACGAGCAGGCGGTGGAGATCGTCATCCGCGAGCAGCGGGGCAGCACGTCGCTCCTCCAGCGCGCGCTCGGCATCGGGTACGGGAAGGCGTCGCGGCTCATCGACTACATGGCCGAGGACGGGCTCGTCGGCGGGTTCAACGGAAGCAACGCGCGACAGGTGCTGATTTCAAGCGACGAGTGGGAGGCACGGAAACGCGGGGCGGCGGTCTGA
- a CDS encoding VOC family protein yields MSTSYRPAGYHTVTPSITVRHGANALAFYKDALGASEVMRFELPGGVIAHAEIEIGGARVMLADEMPEWGNRGPESLGGTSGGLCVFVPDVDAAFATAVAAGAKVVRPVQDQFYGDRSGTLLDPFGHQWTLATHIEDVSPEEMQRRFAAMMGQSA; encoded by the coding sequence ATGTCCACCAGTTACCGGCCCGCCGGGTACCACACCGTCACCCCGTCGATTACGGTTCGCCACGGGGCGAACGCGCTCGCCTTTTACAAGGACGCGCTCGGCGCCTCGGAAGTGATGCGGTTCGAATTGCCCGGCGGGGTGATCGCGCACGCCGAGATCGAGATCGGCGGGGCGCGGGTCATGCTCGCCGACGAGATGCCGGAGTGGGGGAACCGCGGCCCCGAATCGTTGGGGGGAACGAGCGGCGGGCTGTGCGTGTTCGTGCCGGACGTGGACGCGGCCTTCGCGACCGCCGTGGCCGCCGGCGCGAAGGTCGTGCGCCCGGTGCAGGACCAGTTCTACGGCGACCGCTCCGGCACCCTACTCGACCCGTTCGGGCACCAGTGGACGCTGGCCACTCACATTGAGGACGTTTCGCCGGAAGAGATGCAGCGCCGGTTCGCCGCGATGATGGGGCAGAGCGCTTAA
- a CDS encoding VanZ family protein, protein MMSADTSPPPNGPPPGAIAPEGLPAGRFDLFRFVVLGGFLGLWTWKLLEPSPVPEALAAELDNDWRFFLAKSLHGGAYAFLTVLVFALPVARCWHWFLVGLLALHGVATEIGQTFVPNRSGSVRDVLIDWAGVALGVLICYWARRLVGGGRKPLA, encoded by the coding sequence ATGATGAGCGCAGACACTTCACCACCGCCGAACGGCCCGCCGCCGGGCGCGATCGCGCCCGAGGGGCTGCCGGCCGGCCGGTTCGACCTGTTCCGGTTCGTGGTCCTGGGCGGGTTCCTGGGGCTCTGGACGTGGAAGCTGCTCGAGCCCAGCCCGGTGCCGGAGGCGCTGGCCGCCGAACTCGACAACGACTGGCGGTTCTTCCTCGCAAAATCGCTGCACGGGGGGGCGTACGCGTTCCTCACGGTTCTGGTGTTCGCGCTCCCGGTGGCGCGGTGCTGGCACTGGTTTTTGGTGGGGCTGCTCGCGCTCCACGGCGTCGCGACCGAGATCGGCCAGACGTTCGTACCGAACCGCTCCGGGAGCGTGCGCGACGTGCTCATTGACTGGGCCGGCGTCGCGCTCGGCGTGCTGATTTGCTACTGGGCGCGTCGGTTGGTGGGCGGGGGGCGTAAACCGCTCGCGTGA